The nucleotide sequence GATCGCGCTGCGGCCGCAACAGGTTACCGGCGAGGCGGGCCGTACTGAACAGGTGTCGTAGGACGCGGTGGAGCACCTGTTCCGGCTCGTCGAAGGGCAGCTCGGTGGCGTAGAGCCGGACCAGGTCGTGCATCCGGTAGCGGCCGTTGCCCCGTGGACTGCCAGGTGCGTCCCCACCAGGCAGTCCACGACGTGCGTCGCCCGCTCGGTAGGCAACTCCAGGATGACCGCGACAAGCATCGGATCGAAGTCCGTCAGGTGCAGTTTGCCGATCGCCCGGAAGGCCCGCGCCGCCAGTTGTTCCGACTCGGACTCCGACTCGGCCAGGGCGAGGTAGCCGACCGCGAGGCTGGAGCGGATGGCCACGTCGCCGTGGCGCAGCTCGTCGAGCCGGTACCGCTCGTCGGCCAGTCGGGCGGCCAGGGCCGACGTGCTCAGGTCCGGCCGGTGCGCCAGTCGCGTCCCGGCGAGGCAGAGCGCGAGCGGGAGTCGTTCGCAGAGTTCGCTGATGCCTCCCGCCTCGTCCTGGCCCAGGTCGTCGCGACGCGTGCCGGTGTAGGCCCGGAGCAACTGCACGGCTTCGTCGTCGGGGAGCCGGTCCACCGGAAGTTGCGCGGTCATCCCCGGCAGCAGCAGCGGTCGCCGGCAGGTGACCAGGGTGGTGCAGCCGCCACCGGCCGGCAGCAGTGCCCGGACCTGCGCACTGTCCAGCGCGTTGTCTAGGATGACCAGCACCTGGCGGTCCGCCGTGATCGACCGGAACAGCGCTGCGGCCTGGTCGACGGCGGCCGGGATCTCGTCACCGCTCCCGAACGCCCGCAGCAGCCGGCCCAGCGCGTCCAGCGGCGAGAGCGGGCGGGTGTCAGGCGTCGCGCCCTGTAGGTTGATGTACAGCTGGCCGTCGGCAAAGCGGGCGACCAGCTGGTGGGCGACGCGAAGCACCAGTGTGGACTTGCCTAATCCGGGAGCGCCGTGCAGCGCCACGGTCGCCGGTGGCCGGCTGGCGACGTCGCGGAGCATGTCGAGTTCGTGCCGGCGGCCGGTGAAGGCAGGCTCGTCGGGTGGGAGCTGCCGGGGGACGGGCGACCGACGGCGGGCACCGACGGCCGGGGCGGCGGG is from Micromonospora sp. WMMD1102 and encodes:
- a CDS encoding NB-ARC domain-containing protein, with the translated sequence MLRDVASRPPATVALHGAPGLGKSTLVLRVAHQLVARFADGQLYINLQGATPDTRPLSPLDALGRLLRAFGSGDEIPAAVDQAAALFRSITADRQVLVILDNALDSAQVRALLPAGGGCTTLVTCRRPLLLPGMTAQLPVDRLPDDEAVQLLRAYTGTRRDDLGQDEAGGISELCERLPLALCLAGTRLAHRPDLSTSALAARLADERYRLDELRHGDVAIRSSLAVGYLALAESESESEQLAARAFRAIGKLHLTDFDPMLVAVILELPTERATHVVDCLVGTHLAVHGATAATGCTTWSGSTPPSCPSTSRNRCSTASYDTCSVRPASPVTCCGRSAITSPRHPSWAPPVPRRLRWPIPRMRSGGSSPNGPICSPWPRRPRTMPGRSAGSPIGFTWRSTAT